From the Cryptosporangium phraense genome, one window contains:
- a CDS encoding NAD(P)-dependent alcohol dehydrogenase, whose product MRITAALLESAGAPFVVTELDLEEPRADEVLVRVNSVGICGTDLEFAKAFPTPAVLGHEGAGVVERVGANVTHVRPGDHVAMSFASCGACTRCLAGKPAYCRKFRAVNFSGRRPDGSSALSRDGVAVNGHFLGQSSFASHVVASARAVVPIDPGHDLRSVGPFGCGFQTGAGAVLNVLRPEAGASLAVFGAGAVGVAAILAAQLSGCGTIVAVDVDDDKLTAARGFGATHTARSETAAEALAEIAPDGLDYVIDTTGREDVLRTAVEALGPLGHAGVVGVGPSESMSFAWRSVFYGRSVTGIVAGASLPQVFLPTLLDLHAAGRFPVDRMISYFPFERINDAVAALRRGEVGKAVLTF is encoded by the coding sequence ATGCGCATCACCGCGGCCCTGCTGGAGAGCGCCGGCGCGCCCTTCGTCGTCACCGAGTTGGACCTCGAAGAACCCCGCGCGGACGAGGTGCTGGTGCGGGTGAACAGCGTCGGAATCTGCGGAACGGACCTGGAGTTCGCCAAGGCCTTCCCGACGCCCGCGGTCCTCGGCCATGAGGGAGCCGGTGTCGTCGAGCGCGTCGGCGCGAATGTAACCCATGTCCGGCCCGGGGACCACGTGGCCATGTCGTTCGCCTCGTGCGGTGCCTGCACCCGGTGCCTGGCCGGCAAGCCGGCGTACTGCCGGAAGTTCCGGGCGGTGAACTTCAGCGGCCGGCGGCCCGACGGCAGCTCCGCGCTGTCCCGCGACGGCGTCGCCGTCAACGGTCACTTCCTGGGGCAGTCGTCGTTCGCCAGCCACGTCGTGGCGTCGGCCCGGGCGGTGGTGCCGATCGACCCGGGCCACGACCTCCGCTCCGTCGGGCCGTTCGGGTGCGGGTTCCAGACCGGGGCCGGCGCGGTCCTCAACGTGCTGCGCCCCGAGGCCGGCGCCAGCCTCGCGGTGTTCGGAGCCGGTGCGGTCGGAGTCGCCGCGATCCTCGCCGCCCAGCTCAGCGGGTGCGGCACGATCGTCGCGGTGGACGTCGACGACGACAAACTCACCGCCGCCCGGGGCTTCGGCGCGACGCACACCGCGCGGTCCGAGACGGCCGCCGAGGCCCTGGCCGAGATCGCTCCGGACGGGCTCGACTACGTGATCGACACGACCGGGCGCGAGGACGTGCTGCGCACCGCGGTCGAGGCGCTCGGCCCGCTCGGCCACGCCGGCGTGGTCGGCGTCGGGCCCAGCGAGTCGATGAGCTTCGCCTGGCGGAGCGTGTTCTACGGCCGCTCGGTCACCGGCATCGTCGCCGGCGCGAGCCTCCCGCAGGTCTTCCTGCCGACGTTGCTCGACCTGCACGCGGCCGGCCGGTTCCCGGTCGACCGGATGATCAGCTACTTCCCGTTCGAGCGGATCAACGACGCCGTCGCCGCGCTCCGGCGCGGCGAGGTGGGCAAGGCCGTGCTCACGTTCTGA
- a CDS encoding aldehyde dehydrogenase family protein — protein MIPSARQLIDGEWISARNKGELAVVDPATQEPIQTVARAEAVDVEDAVAAARRAFPEWAATSPTERGRVLRRWADLVLSSLDELAAIEARDVGKPLSGGRANVLRAHAIIEYNAGAADKLTGVTLPARTPDYLGYTVPEPYGVCAAILPWNVPSVLTAANVAPALAAGNTVVLKPSEVAPLAPLALAELARRAGFPPGVFNVVVGLGPEAGAALTGHRDVKHVSFVGSTATGRAIMASAARNLTPVKLELGGKSPNVLFADADLDVALPAIVGSITENAGQNCYAGSRLVVEDSIHDEVVERVAAAMQAVRLGAWDADLDMGPLVSAAQYDRVRGFLDQPGARLVTGGAPTGEGWFVQPTVYDQVDSSMRIAREEVFGPVLAVQKFTGTDRALQLMNDVDFGLLACIWTNDISRALRLAKGVHSGQVAVNQFHNTGVIGFPFNMQKDSGFSRGGGYAALREYTQEKAVSVRLLEH, from the coding sequence ATGATCCCCAGCGCTCGGCAATTGATCGACGGCGAGTGGATTTCCGCCCGCAACAAGGGCGAGCTCGCGGTCGTCGATCCGGCCACCCAGGAACCGATCCAGACCGTCGCGCGGGCCGAGGCCGTCGACGTCGAGGACGCGGTCGCCGCCGCTCGGCGCGCGTTCCCGGAGTGGGCGGCGACGTCCCCGACCGAGCGTGGCCGGGTCCTGCGCCGCTGGGCGGATCTCGTGCTTTCGAGCCTCGACGAGCTCGCCGCCATCGAGGCGCGCGACGTCGGCAAGCCGCTGTCCGGCGGCCGGGCGAACGTCCTGCGCGCCCACGCGATCATCGAGTACAACGCCGGCGCGGCCGACAAGCTCACCGGCGTCACGCTGCCGGCCCGGACGCCGGACTACCTGGGCTACACCGTGCCCGAGCCCTACGGCGTGTGCGCGGCGATCCTGCCGTGGAACGTCCCGTCGGTGCTCACCGCGGCGAACGTCGCCCCGGCGCTGGCGGCCGGCAACACCGTCGTGCTGAAGCCGTCCGAGGTGGCGCCGCTCGCGCCGCTCGCGCTGGCCGAGCTGGCCCGCCGGGCCGGGTTCCCGCCCGGCGTGTTCAACGTGGTGGTCGGCCTGGGCCCGGAGGCCGGGGCCGCGCTCACCGGGCACCGCGACGTGAAACACGTCAGCTTCGTCGGGTCGACGGCCACCGGCCGCGCGATCATGGCGTCCGCGGCCCGCAACCTGACGCCGGTCAAGCTCGAGCTCGGCGGCAAGTCGCCCAACGTCCTGTTCGCCGACGCGGACCTCGACGTCGCGCTCCCGGCGATCGTCGGGTCGATCACCGAGAACGCCGGGCAGAACTGCTACGCCGGGTCGCGGCTCGTCGTCGAGGACTCGATCCACGACGAGGTGGTGGAGCGCGTCGCCGCGGCCATGCAGGCGGTGCGGCTCGGGGCCTGGGACGCCGACCTCGACATGGGCCCGCTGGTCAGCGCCGCGCAGTACGACCGGGTGCGGGGATTCCTCGATCAGCCGGGAGCCCGGCTCGTCACCGGCGGGGCTCCGACCGGTGAGGGCTGGTTCGTCCAGCCGACGGTCTACGACCAGGTCGACTCGTCCATGCGGATCGCCCGCGAGGAGGTGTTCGGCCCGGTGCTGGCCGTGCAGAAGTTCACCGGTACGGATCGGGCCCTGCAGCTGATGAACGACGTCGATTTCGGGCTGTTGGCCTGCATCTGGACGAACGACATCTCCCGGGCCCTCCGGCTGGCCAAGGGAGTCCACTCCGGCCAGGTCGCGGTGAACCAGTTCCACAACACCGGGGTGATCGGCTTCCCGTTCAACATGCAGAAGGACAGCGGTTTCAGCCGGGGCGGCGGGTACGCCGCGCTGCGCGAGTACACCCAGGAAAAGGCCGTGTCCGTCCGACTGCTGGAGCACTGA
- a CDS encoding RidA family protein: MTERIAYTFDPSTGVPPGVGPFSHAVRWGDTLYVTGQMPTDPATGTLVPGDVVVQTKQVFRNLAAVLAQFDAVLDDALMVRVYLTDFADYDRFNTEYRSWFSGPLPARTCVGSTGLAVGATVEIDLVVGLRR, from the coding sequence ATGACCGAGCGCATCGCGTACACGTTCGATCCGTCCACCGGCGTGCCGCCCGGCGTGGGGCCGTTCTCGCACGCCGTGCGGTGGGGTGACACGCTCTACGTCACCGGGCAGATGCCGACCGACCCGGCGACCGGCACGTTGGTGCCCGGGGACGTCGTCGTGCAGACCAAGCAGGTGTTCCGCAACCTGGCCGCGGTGCTCGCCCAGTTCGATGCCGTGCTCGACGACGCGCTGATGGTGCGGGTGTACCTCACGGACTTCGCGGACTACGACCGCTTCAACACCGAGTACCGGTCGTGGTTCTCCGGGCCGCTGCCGGCCCGCACCTGCGTCGGCTCGACCGGCCTGGCCGTCGGCGCGACCGTCGAGATCGACCTCGTCGTCGGCCTCCGCCGGTGA
- a CDS encoding acetamidase/formamidase family protein has translation MAADEILDDTIALWKSLDGRPVYGPHAVTGPIDVEGAEPGDTLMIEILDIETRTPWGMNYTGSDTGVFSPSFPGHRAGDSSLGIPVTAAEAFSMSVPSPGVGTHLLRTGVHEGREVAFFNDGTHVPLHKFFGVMAVKPLESGEVQSSVPPGAFGGNLDTRDYTVGATLYLPVFHAGAGFYLGDGHSVQGDGEVAGTAIEHSLTGTFRLTVLRGRRSEQPSGEDAVNFLVHGIDEDIHRALKLAVGNTIAFLERTKDLTTAEAYSLTSIAVGYSISEAVNGTVVVTGRIPKALWAETGRAERTALAARARTRCSTLTVPEAAQELSGA, from the coding sequence GTGGCCGCCGACGAGATCCTCGACGACACGATCGCGCTGTGGAAGTCGCTCGACGGCCGCCCGGTCTACGGGCCGCATGCCGTGACCGGGCCGATCGACGTCGAGGGCGCCGAGCCCGGCGACACGCTGATGATCGAGATTCTCGACATCGAGACGCGGACGCCGTGGGGGATGAATTACACGGGCTCGGATACCGGGGTCTTCTCCCCGTCGTTTCCGGGTCACCGCGCGGGCGATTCGTCGCTGGGCATTCCGGTGACCGCGGCCGAGGCGTTCTCCATGAGCGTTCCGTCGCCCGGCGTCGGCACTCATCTGCTCCGTACCGGCGTGCATGAGGGCCGGGAAGTGGCATTCTTCAACGACGGTACTCACGTGCCGCTGCACAAATTCTTCGGGGTGATGGCGGTCAAGCCGTTGGAGTCCGGGGAGGTGCAGAGTTCGGTGCCACCCGGCGCGTTCGGCGGCAACCTCGACACCCGTGATTACACGGTCGGCGCCACTCTGTACCTGCCGGTGTTCCATGCGGGCGCCGGGTTCTACCTGGGCGACGGCCACTCGGTCCAAGGCGACGGTGAAGTGGCCGGTACCGCGATCGAACACTCCTTGACCGGCACCTTTCGGCTTACGGTCCTTCGCGGCCGCAGGTCCGAGCAGCCGTCCGGAGAGGACGCGGTCAATTTCCTCGTGCACGGCATCGACGAGGACATTCATCGCGCGTTGAAACTCGCGGTGGGCAACACGATTGCTTTCCTCGAGCGCACCAAGGACCTCACGACGGCCGAGGCGTATTCACTGACCAGCATCGCCGTCGGTTATTCGATCTCGGAGGCGGTGAACGGCACGGTGGTGGTCACCGGGCGTATCCCGAAGGCGCTGTGGGCGGAGACCGGCCGCGCGGAAAGGACCGCCCTGGCCGCGCGGGCCCGCACGAGATGCAGCACCCTCACGGTCCCCGAAGCAGCGCAAGAACTCTCCGGCGCGTAG
- a CDS encoding GNAT family N-acetyltransferase, which translates to MPRQLDDLAWPISTARLTLRRARPDDADEVLSYRSLPNVVEWMGEPPEEFHARFAAPERFGALLLIERDGAVIGEVMIKVEDAWAPPRLTSHGQGVQAELGWSLRPEETGKGYATEAVEAALRICFEDLGLRRVFASCFAANTPSYRLMERVGMRREAHTVRDGLHPSGEWMDGFDYALLADEWRRRRH; encoded by the coding sequence ATGCCCCGACAGCTCGACGACCTTGCCTGGCCGATCTCCACCGCGAGGCTCACGCTCCGGCGGGCCCGGCCCGACGACGCCGACGAAGTCCTCTCCTACCGCTCACTGCCCAACGTCGTCGAGTGGATGGGTGAACCCCCAGAAGAGTTCCACGCCCGGTTCGCCGCACCCGAACGGTTCGGCGCGCTGTTACTCATCGAACGCGACGGCGCGGTCATCGGCGAGGTGATGATCAAAGTCGAGGACGCCTGGGCCCCTCCGCGCCTGACCTCCCACGGGCAGGGCGTCCAGGCCGAGCTCGGCTGGTCGCTACGTCCAGAAGAGACCGGCAAGGGTTACGCGACGGAAGCCGTCGAGGCCGCGCTCCGGATCTGCTTCGAGGACCTGGGACTGCGCCGGGTGTTCGCGAGCTGCTTCGCCGCCAACACGCCGTCGTATCGGCTGATGGAACGCGTGGGCATGCGGCGCGAGGCGCACACGGTGCGGGACGGGCTGCACCCGTCCGGCGAATGGATGGACGGCTTCGACTACGCGTTGCTGGCCGACGAATGGCGCCGTCGCCGCCACTGA
- the urtA gene encoding urea ABC transporter substrate-binding protein, which yields MSITSKRLRALVAGMTVALVLAGCGSRAGDETATGGAAPAASCVDTSGGTIKLGFLNSLTGGMAISEKTVSNVLHMAADEINASGGILDKKIQYVQEDGATDWPTFAEKTEKLLTQDCVGAIFGGWTSSSRKAVKPVVEKNNGLFFYPVQYEGLESSKNIYYTGATTNQQIIPAMDFLKSRGVKTLFLAGSDYVFPRTANAIIKLYAAKLGIKIVGEEYVPLDKDDWTSQVAKIVKAKPDFIFNTINGSSNVGFIKAYYDAGLTAAKTPIISVSIAEEEAPAMGHSVTGHYASWNYFESLKTPTNPKFIKDWKAYPNSSGVTSDPMEAAYISLYLYKALVEKAGSFDVDKINAAAKSNTITFDAPEGTVTLDGENHHISKPGHIGQINADNQFNIVWASDAFIKPDPYLKGYDWFPANVRDQLVDAAG from the coding sequence ATGTCCATCACCAGCAAGCGGCTGCGCGCGCTTGTGGCCGGGATGACCGTGGCCCTCGTGCTCGCCGGCTGCGGCAGCCGAGCCGGCGACGAAACGGCCACCGGCGGGGCGGCCCCGGCGGCCAGCTGCGTCGACACCTCCGGCGGCACGATCAAGCTCGGCTTCCTCAACTCGCTCACCGGCGGCATGGCGATCTCCGAGAAGACCGTCTCCAACGTGCTGCACATGGCCGCCGACGAGATCAACGCCAGCGGCGGCATCCTCGACAAGAAGATCCAGTACGTCCAGGAGGACGGGGCCACCGACTGGCCCACGTTCGCCGAGAAGACCGAGAAGCTGCTCACCCAGGACTGCGTGGGCGCGATCTTCGGCGGCTGGACGTCGTCGTCCCGCAAGGCGGTCAAGCCGGTCGTCGAGAAGAACAACGGGCTCTTCTTCTACCCGGTGCAGTACGAGGGCCTCGAGTCGTCGAAGAACATCTACTACACCGGCGCGACCACCAACCAGCAGATCATCCCGGCGATGGACTTCCTCAAGTCCCGCGGGGTGAAGACGCTGTTCCTGGCCGGTAGCGACTACGTCTTCCCGCGCACCGCGAACGCGATCATCAAGCTGTACGCGGCCAAGCTCGGCATCAAGATCGTCGGCGAGGAGTACGTCCCCCTCGACAAGGACGACTGGACCAGCCAGGTCGCGAAGATCGTCAAGGCCAAGCCCGACTTCATCTTCAACACGATCAACGGCTCGTCGAACGTCGGCTTCATCAAGGCCTACTACGACGCCGGCCTGACCGCCGCGAAGACGCCGATCATCTCGGTGTCGATCGCCGAGGAAGAGGCGCCGGCGATGGGCCACTCGGTCACCGGGCACTACGCGTCCTGGAACTACTTCGAGTCGCTCAAGACCCCGACCAACCCGAAGTTCATCAAGGACTGGAAGGCCTACCCGAACAGCAGCGGCGTGACCTCCGACCCGATGGAGGCCGCCTACATCTCGCTGTATCTGTACAAGGCTCTCGTCGAAAAAGCCGGCTCGTTCGACGTCGACAAGATCAACGCGGCGGCGAAGTCGAACACGATCACGTTCGACGCGCCGGAGGGCACGGTCACGCTCGACGGCGAGAACCACCACATCTCGAAGCCCGGCCACATCGGACAGATCAACGCGGACAACCAGTTCAACATCGTCTGGGCCTCCGACGCGTTCATCAAGCCCGACCCGTACCTCAAGGGCTACGACTGGTTCCCGGCCAACGTCCGTGACCAGCTCGTAGACGCCGCCGGCTGA